GAACAAAATGAcacatggagaatgtgttctatgtagttctatttaaaatgttttgaaaatgcttctgtgTACTGCAAAAAATAGgtttcttctactgttacgatgtcaagcttgtaacagtacaaaaacacattctccatcaatttgaaggatcatgtcaccatgcaaagaatcatttaagcatgaaattcttctatatagaatgtgtggttctaaatagaacccttttaaaaaatatcCCTTTACAAGCTTGTTTAAGAGTTTGGTAACAGTAAGAGAATGTTGGCTAAACATTCTTTACATATCATCATTATTGCTGTATTATGATAGTTTGCTGTTTCTTTTCCTCAAATAGGTCAACCTGTTAAGCATCATCCTTTCAAAatgaatatatacattttgatTCTGCTACTTTCTGCTATTCTTCTCTTCACTCAAATATGTAAGTAAAATAAATCTCtataaaatctctctctctctctctctctctctctctctctatatatatatatatatatatatatatatatatatatatatatatatatatatatatgtatgtatatatgtatatatgtatacctTGTATGtccagttttgtcatttttccattcttgacataatttggccttcacattgtgtataaatttcatgatcaatggaccaaaagaaacagcccaaaattacatCCAAAAAActgtggttccattgacttacattaaaagtaaagtatgatttttctttctctcctgtaaagttaccatttcagagatacaaggttttgttccgacagcatatatacacatacattttttatgcTGACAATTAAAATCCATGTTTCCACTCAATCAATGTGTACagaatttataaaaataaagattagaTTGTTTTTCAGGGACCACGTTTTCTGGTTATGCAGTTGAACAGGATCAGCTGAAGATCGCTGAAGTTGGAGACAGCATTGATCTGTCGTGCTTCAGTACAAGAGATATGAAAACTACCATTGTGTGGATGAAACAAAACCCTGGAGAAAAACCTGTTCAAATCGCTACATCATATCAGCATCAAGCTGGAACATTTTATAATGGCTTTGATCATAGCGGCCGCTTCAAAACACAAGCAGGACCTGGCAGTTTTAATTTGACCATCTCCAGTTTAGAgccatcagacacagcaacgtATTACTGCGCTAACATATTCATATATGATATCACCTTTGGAGAAGGAACTGTTCTTGTTGTAAAAGGTAAGAATAAAGCCGTCTGTATCTAAGGTGAGCAGTACTGAGTGTAATATACATTAAAcatgttctgttctcttcttttAGACGCATCACTGACAAAGCACACAGTTCACCAGCTGCCTGTGTTTGAGGCCGTTCAACCAGGAGACTCTGTTACTCTCCAGTGTTCAGTAGAGTCTCTCACTCCAGACTGCTCAGGAGATCACCGTGTGTACTGGTTCAGACATGGATCAGGAGAATCTCATCCaggaatcatttacactcatggaAACAGGAGTGATGAGTGTGAGAAAAGCTCTGAGACTGATTCTCCTCCACAGAGCTGCGTCTACAAACTCCCCAAGAGAaacctcagcctctctgatgctggaacttactactgtgcTGTGGCTGCATGTGGACAGATACTGTTTGGCAATGGAACTGATCTAAATATCAAAGGCAAAGTCTAAAATTTATTTTGCTATTGgttcatttttgttcatataaGACATAGTTGGTCAAATCTTTATTTTCCAGTTATTTTGAAGGACATTCTTCATTATTGCTATTTTCAATAAATTACATAACCTGATTTTTATTACAGATGCAGCTGGAAGAGTCGGTACTTGCTTTCTCATTCTGATCTACTCCaatataatttcatttttgGTGATTGTCTTCGTTGTCATTATGTGGTGTAAAAACCAAAGTCAAGCGATGGGTGAGTTCTTTCAGTATTGGTTGTTTTTTCCTACATAAAGCTCATTTTTATAGAACATATTTATAAATTCCTGGGcttgttctttgttttccttAAAGGATGTTCAACCTGTGAGGAATCTTTGGATACTCATGTGAGTCAGAAATTGATTTTGAAATTCTAAACTTTGTGTATTTCAGAcagaaaaataatttataatagtgAAATACAGGACTGATCAAAAGTCATTCTTCATTTGACACTGTGTACTATCTTTAAGAATTGAGTTTTGTTTTATGTACTTTTGAACATGCTCAGCTATTTATCCAGGGATCCttattaataactttttttttcataggcTGCATGTTATGAAGCTTCAAGCTCTGTGGCATCGAGTTTTACGAATAAACCACCAACTTCCAGAGGTCATAGAAGGCAACATTTGTTTAAagacactgaagtgttttccAAGGTCATATACCAGCAAAGCTGAATTTAAAGCTTACAGAGCTTAAATGTGTTCTAATGTTTGTTGACTAAAGCTTAACATTTTGTTAATGGTACAGTTTTTTGTCCAGTTAACCAgtaatttttttctgtcataaaATACCTTCTATGGCTTTATGGGAGAAGACAAAATGTTCCGATCTCTCAGTGGAggttaatgtaaaaaatatttaattgtgagtcattttgaagcatttctaaaTGGTCCATTTATcgtgaaatgttattgtttaatttttattttgatagactttaatgaacaattattaataaaatacaatacttcCAGATGTATTTCTGTGTCCATTCTTTGTGTATCTGTAAGGTGGATCAAATGGTGCTACATTAAGAGACACTGAAAGAACAACTGAACTTTGAGAAAACTGTGATCTTAGCCAGTTACAGGCTGcttgtgcattttttaaattgatcTCTCTAGTGTGAGAAATACACAAATCAGCAAAGCAGTTGTCATcgtggaggtgtgtttggggtcattatcaagTTGGAGGTTCCAAAGGGAgaggatcatgctctgcttcagaatgtcataGTACATGGTGGAATTCATTTTCCCTCAGTGAACCACAGCCCCCCTGtaccagcagcactcatgcagctccagaccatgatgctaccaccatcatgcttgactgtaggcaaaaGACAGTTGTTTTGGTACTCTTCACCAAGgcgcagaggtggacgaagtacacaaatcatgtactggagttaaagtagagattcccaaggtaaaatattcctccagtacaAGTAGAAGTctttactctagacctcaacttgagtaaaagtacaaaagtatttggcttcaaatgtacttaagtatcaaaagtaaaagtactaaaagagtaattatggctctgatgtcctgttatcatttttataacaagactcgcttcataaactcattttaggtgaaaatcctccagtgtctctcttggtaaaccagacttttaatagaacgtcattaattaaataaaatgatcataagcacagaACACTggaggtaaacagtttccatcagggagaaccgagtggctctgaaatcacttttacaaacaagcaaagtttcagtttaagattactttgtaaattagttacaagttgaataaaaacttgctttaaactcaggatcacaaatgagttttactttactgtattgatctgtagggtctctgttcataaacataaactaacccaaactaatttaccataaaatgaaagtgtttgtatgaattcagaaaaaaagaaacatgccagtcacgactgcatatgtgtacatatttctatattgtggtccaTTTACAGGTAAGGTTACTTCcatcattggtgttcttgctttgcacttcttttgctttgacatgttacatttttatacacacaaaaaccaaaagcaacgacagatttctcaaaatgtagtggagtaaaaagtcagatatttgagtgaaagtaaaaattcacccagaatggaaatacttaagtaaagtacagatacagaaaaaaactacttacaaagtacagtaacgaattacatttactttttaatgcagttactgtccaccactgccaaggcgtcaccacacatgctggaaaccatctgagccaaataaGTTTATCTTgctctcgtcagaccacaggacatggttccagtaatccatgttcttggactgcttgccttcagcaaactgtttgcaggctttcttgtgcatcagcttcagaagatgcttccttctgggatgacagccatgcagaccgagttgatgtattgtgtggcatatggtctgagcactgacaggctgacatcttcttcaacctctgcagcaatgccggcagcactcatgtgtttatttttttgagacCAATCTGTGGAGATGacactgaacacgtggactcaatttctttggttgaccctggcgaggcctctTCTGAGTGggacctgtcctggaaaaccactgtatgaccttggccactgtgtTATAACTCAGTTTCAGGGTTTTAGAAATCTTCTTAGAGCCTAGGTCATATTTGTAGAAAGCAacaattctattctattctattctattctattctattctattctattctattctattctattctaatgactcacatgacaccagggacagacaacaacacaatttggacattttgTCACTTGTGTTGCTGTAGAACTATAGAAGCAGCACCCCATCTTGGAAAGTCCACCACTCCAAAAGAAATGTTAATATTCCCCTAACAGTCAATCATGTTATGCATAgttttgccaaacccagactcgtccatcagattgtcaGATAGAGAAGCGAAATTCATCACTTCATAGAATGTTTCCacagctccagagtccagtgtcggtgtgctttacaccaccaCCCCACCCATCTTATCCTATCAACAGAGGATAGGTactgtgcacttcagcactctACAATTCTACAATTATAAGCCAAGGTTTGCATCACACTTATGGCTGTTGTTGATGCACACTACATTTTGTGTATGCAAGTGTGAGCACCCAGGGAAGAATTTCAGATGCTGGGGTGTTTGCATACTCGGATCTGAGGGTTGCCATGGACATTTCTTTATTTCCACCTTGCGACACCACTGCCAACAGAAATATCATGATGCCATAGATGTCCATGTATCATGCTCATAACTGTAAGTGCTTGAATTCCTGTGTAACAAAAAGTGTTGAATGATTAACTGAGTGTACTATCATTCCTGAATAACTGAAAGTGCAATAATTCCTGAATAAGTTAAAATGTTGTAATCCCAGATTAATGGAAAATGCAATAATTCACGATCaactgaattaaataaaaagtccTGTGTAACTGAGAGTGTTATAAGTCCTGATTAATAAAAAGTGATGTAATTCCTGTGTAATGAAAAGTGTTGTCATTCCTGAGTAACTGAAAGTGCTGTAATTCGTGAATAACTGAAAGTATTGAAATTCTGTGTAACTGAAAGTGCTTTAATTCTTGAGTAACTGAAAGTACAACTGAAAATTCAATACTTCCTGAGTAATTGAAATTCCTCAGTAACTAATGTAACTCTTGAGTAACTTAAAAGTGTCATAATTCCTGAGTAACTGAAAGTGATACAATTCCAGAGTAACAGAAAATGCAATAATTCCTGAGTAACTGAAAGAACAATAATTCCCAAGTAACTGAAGGTATTGTAGTTCCTGAGTAACTGAAAGCGCAATAATTCCTGCATGACTGAAAGTGTTGTAATTCCAGAGTAACTGAAAGTGCTGTAATTCCTGAGTAACTGAAAGTGCTGTAATTCCTGAGTAACTGAAAGTGCAGAAATTCCTAACTAACTGAAAGTGCTGTGATTCCTGAGTATGGGTCTGGTGGCTATGGGAATATGACTGGAGGCTCTGCTGTGTGTGATATACTGAATGTGGCATTGAGATGGTATGGGTGTACAATGGCCACGAACTGGCTGAGCTGCAAGGGGTGCCCGAAATGATGCTCCTCCTGAAAGGAACCTCCTGCCTACTCTTCCTCCTGGGCATCATAAAATATGTTCATAATGTTTCACTGAACTGTTGTCAGCTCAGTTTTTTCAGCTTACTTGCTACTTGCTGTCTAAATACATCCTCACTCTTGTCAACAGAAGGAAGAGTAAACTGAGCCCCTTTTCCAAAGATACATCTTTAGAAGTTCTTTTGCCATCTCAGGAGAACTCAGGCATCTTTGTCAACAGACACATCTGTTTCCTCATCCTGCCATTCCTCATTATCTTCAGGGTCCTCATACTCTCCAATGTCAATAAGATATTCAAAGTGCTGACTAATGTATTTACATCTACAACAATAATCTATGCATATATGTGTTCAACTTACAGGAAGTTTCATATCACTTATTTTCAAAGTTGCAACTGTGGTTCTCTGTGTCACAGAGAACCATCTAAAAGTCTAGATATTTGAGAATCCATTGCTGCCTTGATGTTAGAGGTTTGTGACCACTGTCACTAGGTTTAGACTTGAGAAGCTTTCCGTTCCTTTTTCAATCTATAAGAAGCCACTGCGTGTTTTCTCTTCACTGACTGGTAATAAAATTATGGTAAAACATTGGGTAAAACAAGGGCTTTGGCCACATATAAACATATGTCAAATTAACATAACTGTAATGTACATTCAGGACTGTTGCCctatatacacacccacacaacaTAACCAGTACAATTCAGGTCCAGGCCAACTGTCTCTCAACCACACatgtcctcacacacacacacacacacacacacacacacacacacacacacacacacacacacacacacacacagacaaacacaaacacacacaactgttttggaaaaaaacatgttgatGGCATCAACAAATCTTTGACCTAGCTAGGTTGAAGAAAGATTTTTGATTGATGATGTTGCCAAAGCTCCACTAGGCTGGCTTCCAGGTCTTCCAtctataaccccaattccagtgaagttgtgtaaaacataaattaaaacagaatacaatgatttgcaaatccttttcaacttatattcaattgaatacactacaaagacaagatatttaatgttcaaactgataaattttattgttttttgcaaatattcactcattttgaatttgatgcctgcaacacgttccaaagaagttgggacaggggcaacaaaagactgggaaagttgaggaatgctcaaaaaacacctgtttggaacattccacaggtgaacaggttaattagaaacaggtgagtgtcatgattgggtataaagggagcatccctgaaaggctcagtcgttcacaagcaaggacggggcgaggttcaccactttgtgaacaactgcgtgagcaaatagtccaacagtttaagaacaatgtttctcaatgtgcaattgcaaggaatttagggatttcatcatctacagcccaaaatatcatcaaaagattcagagaatctggagaaatttctgcaggtaagcggcgaggcagaaaaccaacattgaatgcccgtgacctttgatcccttaggtggcactgcattaaaaaccgacgtcattctgtaacggatattaccacatgggctcaggaacacttcagaaaaccactgtcagtgaacacagttcgtcgctccatctacaagtgcaagttaaaactctaccatgcaaagtgaaagccatatatcaacaacacccagaaacgccgccgacttctctgggcccgagctcatctgagatggactgacgcaaagtagaaaagtgtcctgtggtctgacgagtccacatttcaaattgtttttggaaatcatggacgtcgtgtcctccaggccaaagaggaaaaggactgtccggattgttatcagcgcaaagttcaaaagccagcatctctgatggtatgggggtgtgttagtgcccatggcatgggtaacttgcatgtctgtgaaggcaccattaatgctgaaaggtacatacaggttttggagcaacatatgctgccatccaagcaacgtctctttcagggacatccctgcttatttcagcaagacaatgccaagccacattctgcacgtgttacaacagcgtggcttcatagtaaaagagtgcgggtactagactggcctgcctgcagtccagacctgtctcccattgaaaatgtgtggagcattataaagctcaaaatatgacaacggagaccccggactgttgagcaactgaagttgaactgaagaattccaccttcaaagcttcaacaattagtgtcctcagttcccaaacgcttattgagttgttaaaaggaaaggtgatgtaacacagtggtaaacacgcccctgtcccaacttctttgttgcaggcatcaaattcaaaatgagtgaatatttgcaaaaaacaataaagtttatctgtttgaacattaaatatcttgtctttgtcgtgtattcaattgaatattggttgaaaaggatttgcaaatcatcgtattctgtttttatttatgttttacacaacgtcccaacttcattggaattgaggttgtagaTAAATCATTGCTTTTGcactattattttattgtttatcatGGCCACCTGCTGCTGCATGGGGTACAgtataaaaaaaagattcaacattttaattttaaaaagtacataacCTGGTTTCTGTAAAATTTCCATCAAACTTTTAATAGTAACttaacagaacaataatatgtgttttacattctgttaacatgttatttgaagtttaatgaaatcaaaatgtaaTCAGAAGTCCAACTGGTCATCTGAGCTTGCCTGGGCATTGGATTGGACATTACTTCCCTCCTCAAACCACAGCTGTCAGCTGAGACCCAGTTACTGCTGACTGAACAATCTTGTCACTGTTTCACAAGGAATTTCTCTTCTGTAACTACCGGACGCTTCAGCATTCTTATGCTAGCTACAAACATGACAGGCGCTAACAAACTAACCAACTAAGTCAAAACATTAATCAAAGAAAAACAGTTGAAACTCTAATCTCAGTGCTCGTATTACTGCAGAAcaataaatgctgtttttcGGTAACCTGAAAAAAGCCCTTAATAATATCCCATACTCAATACCCCTCTCCCCAGCCTCTCAATCCGCctgctcccctcaaatgaacccTCATCCCCTCTTAGTGGAAAGCCCCCAATAGTCACTGGTAAGAGTTGCATAATTAGATGAGGGGGTATACACCCTCCCTCTGCACATGTATATGAAGGGCTGATCCTTGAGATTTTATGTGCATGCTCAATCGAGTGACTCGAGTCAAGTCTGAGACCAGTAATACAGGAGCTTTTGGAAATACAGCCAAGTGagtaacaataacatttcatCACAGAAACATCTTTGACTGATCAGATAAGGTTCAGAGCAGTGTTTAGAACAAAATGAACGTAAGCAGTGCTTTGGGACACCAAGAGCAGGTATTAGAAACTCAGATCAAGTGACTTGTGCACAGTGATGTTACCTGACAGCAGCCACTCCCTACCTGGACTGATTTAAATACTGGTTCATATAAGGGTTCACACTTGTTCACTTACTGTAACTAGTGTGTAAACCAGTGCCTTTGTTATTGTATAACAGCTTCTTTCTTTTAGCTAAATAGGTCATCCTGCTACACCAGCTTCATCTGTCATAATGAGCAGATACAGTTGGGCTCTTATTCTCGTCTCCCAAGCATGTAAGCATGAAATTGAACAAAGCTTGGTCAAATTTGATTAATgcattcaaatatatatatttatatagaccTGTTTTTTTCAGGTGCTGTTTATGTAGTTCATCAGGATCAGCTGAAGATCGCTGAAGCTGGAGACAGCATTCATCTGTCCTGCTTCAGTTCTAGAGATACAAAAACTACCATTGTGTGGATCAAACAAATCTCTGGGGAAAAACCTGTTGTTATTGCTACATCATATCAGCACCAACCTGGAATATTTCAAAATGGCTTTGATCAGAGCGGCCGCTTcgaaacacaaacagcagctgAAAGCTTTAATCTGACCATCTCCAATTTAGAgccatcagacacagcaacgtACTACTGCACTGTCATATTTTTCTATGATATCACTTTTGGAGAAGGCACATTTCTTGTTGTCAAAGGTAAGATGAATACTGAAACTATTGATTTTCCGTATTTTTGGCGGGATTATACGGTTGCATATAATAGATACTAAAcatgttctgttctcttcttttAGACACATCACTGACAAAGCACACAGTTCACCAGCTGCCTGTGTTTGAGGCCGTTCATCCAGGAGACTCTGTGACCCTGCAGTGTTCAGTGCTCACTGAGAGCTGCTCAGGAGATCACAGTGTGTACTGGTTCAGACATGGATCAGGAGAATCTCATCCaggaatcatttacactcatggaAACAGGAGTGATGAGTGTGAGAAAAGCTCTGAGACTGATTCTCCTACACAGAGCTGCGTCTACAAACTCCCCAAGAGAAAgctcagcctctctgatgctggaacttactactgtgcTGTGGCTGCATGTGGACAGATACTGTTTGGGaatggaactgaactgaatgtcACAGGTAAAGTTTACTATGGATTTTGGTAAAGAATTTTCCTTTTGTAGAGTAAataattgtttacatttatcaAATGCTTATGTTGTCAATtctggttttaaacaatttacaaaaataataaactatTAGTATTAGCAACTGGTTATTAGTGATGCAACTGGAACAGCTTTGTTATATTAATAGTTTTGTATAATATGTCATTACAGACAATAACCCTACACTGACTATCAGTACAtgttttctgattctgatctaCTCAAACATCATTTCAATATTGGTGATTATCTTTGTTGTGATTATGTGGTGTAACAGCCAAAGTCATTCAGTAGGTGAGTTCTTTAGGTTCTTATAGGTTGTTTTTTCCTATATTTCTACATTAAAAGCTTATTTTGTATTAATTCAGTCAATTGTATTCATTTGGTGCTGGGCTTATTCTTTGTTTTAGGATCTCCAACCTATGAGACATGTTTGGATGCTCATGTAAGTCAGAAGATAACTTTGTCATTTGAGACAGAAAAAATAATTAGCACTTTTTTATTTGACAAATTTCACTTCACATATCTGTCCCATTTTATCCAGCATTTAACGTGTTGCATTACGTAGTTCAAGAGTTACTTATTAATTACAGTCTCTTTATGCAGGATGCATGTGATGAAGATTTGGACTTTGCAGCACTGGGACTCTCAAATAAACCAATGTCCTCCAGACACAATAGACAACAACAGAAGTTTAATGACACTGAAGTGTACTCCAAGGTCATATATCGTCAGCAAAGCTGAATTTGAAACTTGTTTGATTTGAAGCTCTCTCTTCTGTGGCATTAATGTAATCTGTAATATTATCACTTTTCTGATTAATTAAGCGAAACATCATCACTTAAAGtagtgtattttaaaaatatgtgcagataGTGTAAAGAATGTTACTTAATAAAGTATCAATAAAGTATTTCTGCAAGCTTTCTTCGTATGTGTTAGAGGGGGATCAAATGACCCTGGTTTCTAAGCTCTGAGAACACTGTGATCTCAGCCACTTGTAAGCTGCCAGCACCTTTTTTTGtgttctctttttgtctttgtgtttgtaaaGCCACAACTTGCAAATGTGTTGTCAGAAGTGGAACAGAGCCCCTGAAACAGCATCTGTTAGGGTATAAGAGTGCAGTGTTGGGTTATAAAAGTGCTTTGATTTCCTGGGG
This window of the Pygocentrus nattereri isolate fPygNat1 chromosome 2, fPygNat1.pri, whole genome shotgun sequence genome carries:
- the LOC108440844 gene encoding immunoglobulin kappa light chain-like, translated to MYSCFVVAVEQDQLKIAEVGDSIDLSCFSTRDMKTTIVWMKQNPGEKPVQIATSYQHQAGTFYNGFDHSGRFKTQAGPGSFNLTISSLEPSDTATYYCANIFIYDITFGEGTVLVVKDASLTKHTVHQLPVFEAVQPGDSVTLQCSVESLTPDCSGDHRVYWFRHGSGESHPGIIYTHGNRSDECEKSSETDSPPQSCVYKLPKRNLSLSDAGTYYCAVAACGQILFGNGTDLNIKGKV